GAGTTGGCGGGCTTTCTCGTAGCCCGCGTCGTCGGCCGTGATGACGTCGCCCGAGACGGCCGCTCGGAGGTCGGTTACGATCGATTCGTCGAGGATGGTCGCTGTCGTGCTCATTGTCGTTCACCCCATTCGAGGTCACAGCCCTAGTCGTCACGAACGACGATAAAGATGTATCCCAGAAAATATCTCTTCTATGACTGATCGAACGGTGGCGAAAGACGAGCCTTATTCGGGGCTCCGGCCGAACGTGTCGAGCCGGGCGGCGAGCGCCTGGGCGACCCCGGAGAGCCGCGCGCCGCCCCAGACCGCGACCACCGCCGCGCCGACGGTATCGAACACGAGGTCGAGCATGGTGTCCTCGAGGCCGTACTGGGTGAGGACGCTTCCCGAGCCGAACGCCCCCGAGAGCCCGCTGACGGCGAACTCGATCACCTCCCAGAGAACGCCGAAGGCGAGCACGAACAGGAAGATGAAGAGCACCATGAATCCCCGGGGGAAGTGGACGTCGTCGCTGTGGACGTCGAGCGCCCGCACGGTGGCGTAGCCGGCGGCGGCCACCACCGACGCCGAGAGCGCGTGGGTGAGGTGGTCGTACCACCAGAACGACTGGTAGGGCGAGAGCGCGGTGCCCGGCAACCCCACCGAGCCGAAGGCGTGGAGGAACACCGCACTCGTTATCCAGAGCGTGAGCCCCGCGTCCATCGGAAGCCCGAGGTCCCGCTGGAGGAGGCTGGGGAGGCGCGTCACCCCGATCGCGACGAGGGTGTTGACGATCACCTTCGTGTTCCCCTCGACGACGCCGACCAGGAACATCCCGGCCAGACCGACCTCCATCGCCCGGGTGACCTGGCGCTGACGGCGTGTCGAGACCCCGAAGCGGTCGCGGAGTCTCATCGCTTCGCTCCCGGGAACCGATCCGTGTGGACCCGCCGGCGGACGTAGCCCTCGAAGACGATCCCGGCTCCGACGCCCGCGACGGTCGAGGCCACGAACTCCCACATCAACGCAGTCTCGGTGGTGAGAAAGCCGGTGCCGAGATAGCCGTCGGCGACCCATCGGACCAGTGCCCACACCCCCGCGGTCGCCATCGTGGTGAGGACGACGAACGCCACCGCGAACCGGTAGCTCATCTCGATCGCGGTGAAGAGGTGGAGTTCGACGGCGACGACCAGCGCGAGCGCCGCCACCGAGACGTAGGTCGCGACGTCACCCACGACCGCGGGCGCGACCGCCCGACCGAGCGTCGGGAAGGCGGCGATGGCGAGGATCTCCCACGGAACCATCGTCCATCGGCTTCGAAAGGAGGCCGGCGGGAGCACCGCGACGACGACGATACTCGCCGCGAACAGCGCCCCCAGCAGGTTGCCGCGCACCGTCGCTGCCACCGCGCTCGCGCCGACCGCGACCACGACTCCCCAGGCGAGCCACGCGTTCGTCCGTTCGCTCTCGATGACTCGACCGAGGTCCGCCCGCGACATGGTCGGGGTTCACCGCCCGGGGATAAAGGGTCTCCCATCGGTCACGTCACGACGTAGCCGACGGCGTACGCGACCGACGCCAGCGTTACCGCCGCCAGCCCGGTCACGACGGCGGCGAGCCGCTGGTCGTCGTCCCGACCGACGCCCGTCGACCGCCGGTTCGCGACCGCGGGCAGGCGGTTCGCGAGGGGTGCGGGACCGACGACGCCGACCGCGAGCACGCTGAACACGAACGCGTGCGAGGAATCGATCGTCGGGGCGGGCACGGCGAGCACCGCGCCGGCGTACGCGAACCCGAGCGCCGCCCGACCGTGGACGGCCCGCCGCACCGAGCGCCGCGTGAGCCAGCAGTAGACCGAGACCGCGAGCCAGAGCGCCGCGACCTCGACCCAGAACGCGCCCAACAGATTGAGGGTCGGGTCGGCGGTGAACGCGACCCGGTGGGCGAACAGCGTGACGTCGAACGGGTAGAGCATCGCCGGCGGCTCGCCGGTGAGGAGGTCGCCGAAGGGGTGGCTGAGAAGCCCGACGAGCGCGGTGAGGGTCAACGCCCGCGGCGCGAGCCCACCGTAGCGCATCGTGGCTTCGGTGACCACGAGCCCCGCGAGCACGAACACACCCATCACGAACCCGCCGAGCGCCCCGCTCACCAGGGTCGCCACCGCGACCAGCCCCCCGAGGACGGCCACCGAAACGGCGTGCTCACCGCGCGCTCGGTCGGCGGTCGACCCGCCTGCGTAGCTCCAGCACCAGAACGCGAACGCCGCGACGACTCCCACGACCAGCGAGTGGGTGACGGCGCGGTGGACGAGCGTACTCGCCGACCAGAACCCCTCGGCTGCACCCATCAGTCCGCCCGAACTCCCGAGGACTCCCACCGGTGCGTAGAGGATGTCGACGTCGGGGAGGGTAGCGAACGCACCGGCCGACGCGCCGAGAGCGAGCGCCCGGCCTCGCGAACAGCCGAACAGCCGCGCGCCGCCTGCGGCGAGGGCGAACGCGAGGGCTGCGTGACCGACGAACATAGCTCTCCGGAGGGGGTTCGAGGAGATAAATCACGCGTGCGGTACGTTCGATCGGTACACGCGTGATCCGAGGCTCT
This window of the Halococcus hamelinensis 100A6 genome carries:
- a CDS encoding metal-dependent hydrolase, which codes for MFVGHAALAFALAAGGARLFGCSRGRALALGASAGAFATLPDVDILYAPVGVLGSSGGLMGAAEGFWSASTLVHRAVTHSLVVGVVAAFAFWCWSYAGGSTADRARGEHAVSVAVLGGLVAVATLVSGALGGFVMGVFVLAGLVVTEATMRYGGLAPRALTLTALVGLLSHPFGDLLTGEPPAMLYPFDVTLFAHRVAFTADPTLNLLGAFWVEVAALWLAVSVYCWLTRRSVRRAVHGRAALGFAYAGAVLAVPAPTIDSSHAFVFSVLAVGVVGPAPLANRLPAVANRRSTGVGRDDDQRLAAVVTGLAAVTLASVAYAVGYVVT